From the genome of Colwellia psychrerythraea 34H, one region includes:
- a CDS encoding sensor domain-containing protein — protein MILPEYNETDFMQAVINAAPTPIFYKDAQGRYLGCNKAFEEYIGLNREQLIGKSVLELFDDELARTYFEADNALFERKGTQIYEAKVEYADGTTHDVMFHKAYFHAEGIEGIVGSILDITERKKAEKSLEQLALSDSLTGLDNRYSLMKSLKHSLLRQHRENFTLAFLMLDLDGFKQINDNYGHPVGDALLIEVANKLKNHFRESDVIARVGGDEFSVILENIHSTESLIVLANNILAEFLKPFVIDNNKFTIGISIGIATSSFSECSSEDIIKHADAALYQVKNSGKGSYHLTVVN, from the coding sequence ATGATATTACCTGAATATAATGAAACAGATTTTATGCAAGCCGTTATCAATGCGGCGCCAACGCCTATTTTTTATAAAGATGCACAAGGTCGATATTTAGGATGCAATAAAGCCTTTGAAGAATATATAGGGTTAAACCGTGAGCAATTAATCGGTAAAAGTGTCTTAGAACTCTTTGATGATGAGCTAGCTAGAACTTACTTTGAAGCAGACAATGCGCTTTTTGAGAGAAAAGGTACGCAAATTTATGAAGCTAAGGTGGAGTATGCTGATGGTACAACTCACGATGTTATGTTTCACAAGGCTTATTTTCACGCCGAAGGTATCGAAGGCATCGTAGGTTCAATACTTGATATTACTGAGCGAAAAAAAGCTGAAAAATCACTAGAACAACTGGCATTAAGCGATAGCTTAACGGGGTTAGATAATAGATACTCGTTAATGAAAAGTTTAAAACACTCACTGTTACGCCAGCATCGAGAAAACTTTACCTTGGCATTTTTGATGTTAGATTTGGATGGGTTTAAACAGATTAATGATAACTATGGTCACCCTGTAGGAGATGCTCTCTTAATAGAAGTAGCCAACAAGTTAAAGAATCACTTTCGAGAAAGTGATGTCATTGCTAGGGTTGGCGGTGATGAATTTTCTGTAATACTAGAGAATATTCATTCTACCGAGTCGTTAATAGTATTAGCAAATAATATCTTAGCTGAATTTCTTAAACCTTTTGTTATTGATAATAACAAGTTCACCATAGGGATTAGCATTGGTATTGCGACATCATCATTTAGCGAATGCTCATCTGAAGACATTATTAAACATGCAGATGCAGCACTATACCAAGTAAAAAATAGTGGTAAAGGGAGTTATCATTTAACGGTAGTCAATTAG
- a CDS encoding methyl-accepting chemotaxis protein, which produces MLKFKKINHKLVFTFLSLSLTPLIIFAYISINMASDSIQAQAFSQLESVRSIKKAQISNYLSSLKASLQVLNDDPYASEAFNAFDQAITSAGLDSNAWRQAENKYADRFIKINKVNAWYDLFFINLQGDIVFTAAKESDLGINIPQSHINQTSLGDVFQKTQQNGVTEISVTDFKPYPPSNDEPAAFMMTKLINLSGKHIGYIALQFPLNKVNEIMQQRDGMGDTGETYLVGEDQRMRSDSYLDPKGHSVIASFAGDISNNGVNTDAVKSAFNGETASRIIIDYNGNSVLSSFTTVDLGDFKWALIAEIDEAEAFETSNNLINISTGIVAAVSVVIGFIAILIAKNISGPIVQAVAIAQRVSSGDLTAKIVVNQSDELGLLQQAMHDMIAKLKDMIEHISSSADQQATASQELSSITELTNTNVSRQHQATEQVATAINEMSVSIDEVTQNTAEASNAADTSTKLVKISSIAVNQTIDQILQLSDDITKSKVLIDDVQAGTKDIANILVTIKGIADQTNLLALNAAIEAARAGDQGRGFAVVADEVRNLAQNTQNSTVEIEKMIKSLELNVSAATNSMVAGTTQAQLIVDKTNEVTQSLTEVESSVAMISDMNIQISTATQQQSSVARDINQQATEISNISIETGESTKEISSASDELAALAVELTNQVQAFKI; this is translated from the coding sequence ATGCTCAAATTTAAAAAAATTAATCACAAGCTTGTTTTTACATTTCTATCTCTTTCTTTAACACCACTCATTATTTTTGCCTATATCAGTATCAATATGGCAAGCGACTCCATACAGGCACAAGCATTTAGTCAATTAGAATCTGTACGTTCGATTAAAAAAGCACAAATATCTAACTACCTCTCATCATTAAAAGCCAGTTTACAGGTATTAAATGATGATCCTTATGCATCCGAAGCGTTCAATGCCTTTGATCAAGCAATAACTTCTGCTGGTTTAGATAGTAATGCATGGCGACAAGCAGAAAATAAATATGCTGATCGTTTTATAAAAATTAATAAAGTGAATGCTTGGTATGATCTCTTTTTTATCAATTTACAAGGTGACATTGTATTTACCGCCGCAAAAGAGTCTGATTTAGGTATTAATATTCCTCAATCTCACATTAACCAAACTAGTCTAGGCGATGTATTTCAAAAAACACAACAAAATGGCGTAACTGAAATATCAGTTACCGACTTCAAACCTTACCCACCATCCAACGATGAGCCCGCTGCGTTTATGATGACAAAGCTAATTAACTTAAGTGGAAAGCACATAGGTTATATTGCTCTACAGTTCCCTTTAAATAAAGTTAATGAAATCATGCAGCAACGTGATGGCATGGGCGATACCGGAGAAACATACCTCGTAGGTGAAGACCAGAGAATGCGTTCAGACTCTTATTTAGATCCCAAAGGACATTCAGTTATTGCATCTTTTGCTGGTGATATTAGTAATAATGGAGTGAATACCGATGCGGTAAAATCGGCATTTAACGGTGAGACTGCAAGCCGTATTATTATTGATTACAACGGTAACAGCGTACTATCTTCGTTTACCACGGTAGATTTGGGAGACTTTAAATGGGCACTTATTGCAGAAATTGATGAAGCAGAAGCTTTTGAAACGTCCAATAATCTTATTAATATATCAACAGGCATTGTCGCCGCAGTATCGGTCGTTATTGGGTTTATAGCAATTTTAATTGCTAAAAACATCAGTGGCCCTATCGTGCAGGCGGTTGCTATAGCACAACGAGTCTCGTCAGGTGATTTGACGGCAAAGATAGTCGTTAATCAAAGTGATGAGTTAGGCTTATTGCAACAGGCGATGCACGACATGATAGCTAAGTTGAAGGATATGATTGAACATATTTCGAGTTCTGCCGATCAGCAAGCCACTGCTTCTCAAGAACTATCCAGCATTACCGAGTTAACCAATACAAATGTATCTCGACAACACCAAGCAACAGAGCAAGTTGCTACCGCAATAAATGAGATGAGTGTTTCAATTGACGAAGTAACACAAAATACTGCTGAAGCGTCAAATGCAGCAGATACTTCAACCAAACTAGTCAAGATTAGCTCTATTGCAGTCAATCAAACCATAGACCAAATCCTCCAATTATCAGATGACATCACTAAATCTAAAGTTTTAATTGATGACGTTCAAGCGGGAACCAAAGATATCGCGAATATTTTGGTCACCATTAAAGGCATTGCCGATCAAACAAATTTGCTCGCACTAAATGCAGCAATAGAAGCAGCGAGAGCAGGAGATCAAGGTCGGGGTTTTGCAGTAGTCGCTGATGAAGTGAGGAATTTAGCACAAAATACACAAAATTCGACGGTAGAAATCGAAAAAATGATTAAGTCATTAGAGTTAAATGTAAGTGCTGCAACAAACTCTATGGTTGCAGGTACAACACAAGCCCAGCTCATCGTTGATAAAACGAATGAAGTAACACAGTCATTAACCGAAGTTGAGTCATCTGTAGCAATGATCTCTGATATGAATATTCAAATATCTACTGCCACACAACAACAAAGCTCAGTTGCGCGAGATATAAACCAACAAGCAACAGAGATAAGCAACATTTCAATTGAAACGGGTGAAAGTACTAAAGAAATATCTTCTGCGAGTGACGAATTGGCGGCTTTAGCAGTAGAACTGACGAATCAAGTTCAAGCATTTAAAATATAA
- a CDS encoding EAL domain-containing protein: MKQLFNPAINLMNNLSYPRKLIVLGGLSLLSLLIVSISLLVYLSESISTANQQLDGLKQTQKTSRLIQSLQQHRGMSAAVIAGVNDSTEKQMSVNKQVVNNFLKVSNNLPSELKQVAKWSTIVEQWQYLDANGMTLALNESFNLHTELIHNVNSLQLQVADYYYLLVMDDLDSYYLTNSFLFTIPITLELLGQARAVGVSYLGNKEVKFRGEMLSLLSKTIVPLDVFKENVDKVKRELISDGESLSAQELIQSIESHIKFTLEGILADTTSLSSLELYNQSTSVIDVGYQFLDNSLSFTLSTLLRSRVKQANTQLIVSIGFSSALFLIVLYFIIGLHLSTIRSINSLTKVTGKFYGGDLDARVTLDTHDELNNIALGFNEMATSFQNLMIDKEEISSRLRAIIDNSPIGIWFTGIDGRYHFVNKTFCNLAGIKEEDMLNTPSSNLAELLGDEIAHHCLDSDKAALAQDSPHVSFETIPRSNAKPYILEITKVKLKNAQGEVVGLIGISKDITNKRQQEEDLKLADIVYQNSSEAMMITDSKNEIIAINPALSEITGYSSSELIGKNPNVFSSGKQNPEFYQLMWEEIKLTGTWQGEIWNTKKNGKEYPEWLSISTIYDDYGNVFRRIALFSDITEKKKKDALILRQAKYDSLTNLPNRIMFIDRLEQEIKVSHRKNQKFALIFIDLDNFKKINDTRGHVYGDALLIEAGKRITHCIREVDTVARLGGDEFTILLSDIADIHNVESICQKVLQTLSEPFFISKMYTYISASLGVTIYPNDASSTLELLKNADQAMYLAKNLGRNRFCYFTASMQEEALDHLELINDLRKAISLNQLEVFYQPIVELQTGVIRKAEALLRWKHPVRGMVSPAEFIPLAEESGLIIEIGDWVFKQTVQHINTCKDQLGLDIQISVNKSPVQFRESIDQLDWLAYLAENQLPGENIVIEITEGLLMNNNTSTMERLSKFRSAGIGLSMDDFGTGYSSLSYLKKFALDYLKIDQSFTRNIAPGSEDMILSEAIITMAQKLGLKVIAEGIETKEQMELLIGAGCDYGQGYYFSRPIPAEDFLQLLASDSGDLGMKLKVASGG; encoded by the coding sequence GTGAAACAGTTATTCAACCCCGCTATAAATTTAATGAACAATCTGAGTTACCCTCGTAAATTAATTGTACTTGGTGGACTTTCTCTTCTTTCCTTATTGATTGTTTCAATTTCTTTATTAGTCTATTTGTCTGAGTCAATTAGCACCGCTAATCAGCAGTTGGACGGCTTAAAGCAGACACAAAAAACATCAAGATTAATTCAATCACTTCAACAACACCGAGGAATGTCTGCGGCTGTTATTGCAGGTGTTAATGACAGTACTGAAAAACAGATGTCAGTGAATAAGCAAGTTGTTAACAATTTCTTAAAAGTTAGCAATAACTTGCCTTCAGAGTTAAAGCAAGTAGCCAAATGGTCTACAATTGTTGAGCAATGGCAATATTTAGATGCTAATGGAATGACGTTAGCACTTAATGAAAGTTTTAATTTACATACAGAATTAATTCACAATGTAAACTCCCTACAACTGCAAGTGGCTGACTATTATTATTTACTTGTAATGGATGATCTTGATTCTTATTATTTAACAAATAGTTTTTTATTCACCATACCCATTACTTTAGAATTACTTGGCCAGGCACGTGCTGTTGGTGTTTCATATCTGGGTAATAAGGAAGTAAAATTTAGAGGGGAAATGCTATCACTCTTATCAAAGACTATTGTGCCTCTTGATGTCTTTAAAGAGAATGTGGACAAAGTTAAGAGAGAATTGATTTCGGATGGAGAAAGTCTTTCCGCTCAGGAGCTAATTCAATCAATTGAGAGCCATATCAAATTTACCTTAGAAGGGATTTTAGCTGATACCACTTCTTTGAGTTCTCTTGAGCTTTATAATCAATCTACTTCAGTTATTGATGTCGGTTATCAGTTTTTAGATAATTCACTTTCTTTTACCTTAAGCACTTTACTTCGCAGTCGAGTTAAACAAGCAAACACTCAATTAATTGTAAGTATAGGCTTTTCGTCAGCACTCTTTCTTATAGTACTGTACTTTATAATAGGGCTGCATTTATCAACAATTAGAAGCATTAACTCTCTAACTAAAGTTACCGGTAAGTTTTATGGTGGTGATCTTGATGCTCGTGTAACGCTTGATACTCATGATGAGCTCAATAATATAGCGCTTGGATTCAATGAAATGGCGACATCCTTTCAAAATCTAATGATTGATAAAGAAGAAATAAGCTCAAGACTACGCGCCATTATTGATAATTCACCAATAGGAATTTGGTTTACAGGAATAGATGGTCGTTATCATTTCGTCAATAAGACATTTTGTAACTTAGCCGGAATAAAAGAAGAAGATATGCTAAATACTCCTTCATCTAATTTAGCTGAGTTATTGGGCGATGAAATAGCACATCATTGCTTAGATTCCGATAAAGCGGCTTTAGCACAAGATTCTCCTCATGTTTCTTTTGAAACTATTCCCCGTTCAAATGCCAAACCATACATTCTTGAAATTACCAAAGTGAAATTGAAAAATGCACAAGGTGAAGTTGTTGGTTTAATTGGTATCAGCAAAGATATAACAAATAAACGTCAGCAGGAAGAAGATTTAAAACTGGCAGACATTGTCTATCAAAATAGCTCTGAAGCGATGATGATCACCGATAGTAAGAATGAGATTATTGCGATTAATCCCGCTTTATCTGAGATTACTGGTTATAGCTCCAGCGAATTAATCGGAAAAAATCCTAATGTATTTAGTTCTGGAAAGCAAAACCCAGAATTCTATCAATTAATGTGGGAAGAAATAAAGTTAACCGGTACATGGCAAGGTGAAATTTGGAATACTAAGAAAAATGGTAAGGAGTACCCTGAATGGCTTTCAATTAGCACCATTTATGATGATTATGGCAACGTATTTAGACGGATTGCATTATTTTCAGATATAACAGAAAAGAAAAAGAAAGATGCATTGATATTAAGACAAGCTAAGTATGACAGTTTGACTAACTTACCCAATCGAATAATGTTTATTGATAGGTTGGAACAAGAAATTAAGGTATCTCATCGTAAAAATCAAAAGTTCGCTCTAATTTTTATTGATCTAGATAACTTCAAAAAAATAAATGACACTCGGGGTCATGTCTATGGTGATGCACTACTTATTGAGGCCGGAAAACGCATTACTCATTGTATTCGAGAAGTCGACACTGTTGCGCGATTAGGTGGTGATGAGTTTACTATTCTTTTGTCTGACATAGCCGATATACATAATGTTGAATCAATTTGTCAGAAAGTCTTACAGACTTTAAGTGAGCCTTTCTTTATTTCTAAAATGTATACCTATATCTCCGCTAGTTTAGGGGTCACCATCTATCCAAACGATGCAAGCAGCACTTTGGAGCTATTAAAAAATGCTGATCAAGCAATGTATCTTGCTAAGAACCTTGGACGAAATAGATTTTGCTATTTTACCGCCTCAATGCAGGAGGAAGCACTAGATCACTTAGAATTAATTAACGACTTGCGTAAAGCCATTAGTTTGAATCAACTTGAGGTCTTTTATCAACCCATTGTTGAACTACAAACAGGTGTTATTCGCAAAGCAGAAGCCCTGTTGCGATGGAAACATCCAGTGCGAGGCATGGTGAGTCCTGCAGAATTTATTCCACTGGCAGAAGAGTCTGGATTAATCATTGAAATAGGTGATTGGGTATTCAAGCAAACCGTTCAACATATTAATACATGCAAAGACCAGCTTGGTTTAGATATACAAATCAGTGTCAATAAATCACCGGTACAATTTAGAGAATCGATAGACCAATTAGATTGGCTAGCTTACCTTGCTGAAAATCAATTACCTGGTGAAAACATTGTTATTGAAATAACAGAAGGTCTATTAATGAATAATAATACAAGCACAATGGAGCGACTTTCTAAGTTCAGGTCTGCTGGTATTGGCTTGTCTATGGATGATTTTGGAACAGGTTATTCATCACTATCATACTTGAAAAAGTTTGCACTTGATTATCTTAAAATTGACCAATCGTTTACAAGAAATATAGCGCCAGGCTCTGAGGATATGATTTTGTCTGAAGCTATTATCACCATGGCTCAAAAGTTAGGATTGAAAGTTATAGCAGAAGGTATCGAAACAAAAGAACAGATGGAGTTACTCATTGGTGCAGGCTGTGATTATGGTCAAGGATATTATTTCTCAAGGCCTATACCAGCAGAAGATTTTTTACAGTTATTGGCTTCAGATTCTGGTGACCTAGGCATGAAATTAAAGGTTGCCAGTGGAGGGTAA
- a CDS encoding efflux RND transporter periplasmic adaptor subunit, translating to MPNKSVSTAPASTPTLISRLPLFIIVAILVALITYLQWPEAKQEKSTFKRVVAVKMVPVLLAEFIESVEAVGTARANEQVVITSKYSDLVDEIYFDDGERVKKGAKLVKLNNQEELAKVNELKANLSESQAHLKRLSELLASRATSKSLVEQQEAKTKAIEAQLVSARAKLNDLTIRAPFAGVLGFREASKGAYIDAGDVITSLDDLSIIKVDFHLPERLLTHIHVGQQVSAVNSAYKDKEFIGKITAIDSRIDSSTRSIKVRATISNKALKLHPGMLLNISVLLQVENILQLPESSIIPIEDIHYVFVEKEGKAIRKAIKIGRRHPGVVEVLSGLVEGEHVVVEGALKLRDGSAVSIIGQVAEVEAEAGDKASKSAKEKANKTPAENGSKT from the coding sequence ATGCCAAATAAGTCTGTGTCTACAGCACCTGCAAGTACTCCGACTCTCATCAGCCGTTTACCCCTATTTATTATCGTTGCCATCCTAGTGGCCTTAATTACTTATTTGCAATGGCCAGAAGCTAAGCAAGAAAAAAGTACATTCAAGCGTGTCGTTGCGGTAAAAATGGTGCCGGTATTACTTGCCGAATTTATTGAAAGCGTTGAAGCCGTGGGTACAGCGAGAGCCAATGAGCAAGTTGTTATTACCAGTAAATATTCAGACCTTGTTGATGAGATTTACTTTGATGATGGTGAGCGAGTTAAGAAAGGCGCTAAGTTAGTTAAGTTGAATAACCAAGAAGAGCTAGCAAAGGTTAACGAATTAAAAGCCAATTTGTCAGAGTCACAGGCGCATTTAAAACGACTATCTGAGTTACTCGCCAGTCGAGCTACTTCAAAATCTTTAGTCGAGCAACAAGAAGCAAAAACCAAGGCGATTGAAGCACAACTCGTTAGTGCACGCGCTAAATTAAATGACTTAACTATTCGTGCCCCATTTGCTGGCGTATTGGGTTTTCGTGAGGCGAGTAAAGGTGCTTATATTGATGCCGGTGATGTCATTACTAGTTTAGATGATTTGAGTATTATCAAAGTTGATTTTCACTTACCTGAGCGTTTACTAACCCATATTCATGTTGGACAACAAGTGAGTGCGGTAAACAGCGCTTATAAAGATAAAGAATTCATCGGTAAAATAACGGCCATTGATAGCCGAATTGATTCAAGTACGCGAAGTATTAAAGTGCGCGCCACTATCAGTAATAAAGCATTAAAACTTCACCCAGGCATGTTGCTCAATATTAGTGTGTTATTACAAGTAGAGAATATATTACAGTTACCTGAAAGCAGTATTATTCCTATTGAAGATATCCATTATGTCTTTGTTGAAAAGGAAGGGAAAGCGATACGAAAAGCAATCAAAATTGGTCGACGTCATCCTGGTGTAGTAGAGGTTTTATCAGGCTTAGTTGAAGGCGAACATGTGGTTGTTGAAGGGGCACTTAAACTGCGAGATGGCTCTGCTGTCAGTATCATTGGTCAAGTTGCTGAAGTTGAGGCTGAGGCTGGAGATAAGGCAAGCAAGTCAGCTAAGGAAAAGGCCAACAAAACTCCCGCTGAAAACGGGAGCAAAACCTAG
- a CDS encoding efflux RND transporter permease subunit has protein sequence MILSDLSVKRPVFATVLNLLIITFGIVAFLMLPLREYPDIDPPIVNISTTYPGASAAIVETKITQLLEDRISGIEGVKTINSNSRVGRSSITIEFNLDRDIDAATNDVRDRISRALNNLPEQSDPPEVSKANDDESVIVWFVLQSETMSTLALTDYANRYIVDRFAVVDGVARVRVGGGRTYAMKIRLNRASMAARDITVQDIESTLRDENVELPAGRIESIDRDFSIRVERSYLTEQDFANMVINHSESKSVVRLGDVAEVFIGAQDDENMFRGNGKNMVGLGVIKQSKANTLDVVKTARKEMIAIRDSLPVGTTITNSYDSSVFIQGSIDEVYNTLIIAMVMVVLVIFLFLGNVRATLIPAVTVPVALIGSMMALSWFGFSINLLTLLALVLAIGLVVDDAIVVLENIYRRIENGQAPLMAAYEGGREVAFAVIATTLVLVAVFVPLVFLSGNMGRLFTEFAIAIAAAVVFSSLTALSLTPMMCSKMLKHRERSSSFGQKLDRAFARFEAAYGRALASSIHQPLLIVLVLGLSLAAVFLLFNKLPSEYTPKEDRGNFFLIMQGAEGASYESNVKNMHKIEEKLLGYQAEGELDRVLVRVPGFGGSGGIAIVGLPEWDKRSIDTFSFINKINRDVQNVTDVRAFAIMRRGIGGGGGSNAPVSFVLQGNTFAELAQWRDILITEAQKNPNLSNINSDYKETYPQLLVQIDRERAYDLGVPVGDIAQTLETMLGQRRVTSFVDRGEEYDVIVEGDEKQFQSPTDIDNLYVRSRTTEKLIPLANLLTIAENATSSRLNRYNRLRSITVTANLADGYALGDALDFLVEVTKNKLPEHVQVDYKGESLLLKESGNSILFVFLLALLITYLVLAAQFESFIHPFVILLTVPLALVGALAGLELMGMSLNIYSQIGIVMLIGLAAKNGILIVEFANQLRDRGIAFEEALISAAQQRLRPIVMTTFTTVTSAIPLVLAVGPGAESRMVIGVVIFAGVSLASIFTLFIVPGAYYWLCRNTGSPQAIANEIEKAKQLG, from the coding sequence GTGATCCTTTCTGACTTATCGGTTAAAAGACCTGTTTTTGCTACGGTATTAAACTTACTTATTATAACTTTTGGCATTGTTGCTTTTTTAATGTTGCCGTTACGCGAATATCCGGATATTGATCCGCCTATTGTTAATATTAGTACCACATACCCGGGGGCTTCTGCTGCCATTGTTGAAACCAAAATCACTCAATTACTTGAAGATAGAATTAGCGGTATTGAGGGGGTTAAAACCATCAACTCTAATAGTCGTGTTGGTCGTTCAAGTATTACCATTGAGTTTAATTTAGATCGCGATATTGATGCCGCGACAAATGATGTGCGTGATCGTATCTCTCGTGCATTAAATAATCTACCAGAGCAATCTGATCCTCCTGAAGTATCAAAAGCCAATGACGATGAAAGCGTGATTGTGTGGTTCGTTTTACAAAGTGAAACCATGAGCACCTTAGCGCTTACCGATTACGCTAATCGTTACATCGTTGACCGTTTTGCCGTGGTTGATGGCGTTGCCCGTGTTCGTGTTGGCGGCGGTCGTACCTATGCCATGAAGATTCGCTTGAATCGTGCTTCTATGGCTGCGCGTGATATTACCGTACAAGATATTGAAAGTACCTTACGTGACGAGAATGTTGAGCTACCCGCAGGGCGTATAGAGTCAATAGACAGAGATTTCTCTATTCGCGTTGAGCGTAGCTACTTAACCGAGCAAGACTTTGCCAATATGGTGATTAATCACTCTGAGAGTAAGTCAGTTGTGCGATTAGGTGATGTTGCTGAAGTATTCATTGGTGCACAAGATGATGAAAATATGTTCCGCGGCAATGGTAAAAATATGGTGGGCTTGGGGGTAATAAAACAGTCTAAAGCCAATACCTTGGACGTGGTTAAAACGGCTAGGAAAGAAATGATCGCTATTCGTGATTCACTTCCTGTGGGAACAACCATCACCAATAGTTATGATAGCTCTGTGTTTATTCAAGGCTCTATCGATGAAGTGTATAACACCTTAATTATTGCCATGGTTATGGTGGTCTTAGTAATCTTTTTATTCTTAGGTAACGTTCGCGCTACGTTAATTCCTGCGGTTACGGTACCTGTTGCCTTAATTGGTTCAATGATGGCGCTATCTTGGTTTGGTTTTTCCATTAACTTACTTACATTATTGGCTTTAGTGCTCGCTATTGGTCTTGTTGTTGATGATGCCATTGTCGTACTTGAAAATATTTACCGTCGTATTGAAAATGGTCAAGCGCCATTAATGGCTGCATACGAAGGGGGGAGGGAAGTCGCTTTTGCGGTTATTGCTACCACATTAGTATTGGTTGCTGTGTTTGTGCCACTGGTCTTTCTCTCTGGCAATATGGGGCGTTTGTTTACCGAATTTGCCATTGCTATCGCTGCAGCCGTTGTTTTTTCAAGTCTTACCGCTTTATCACTTACGCCCATGATGTGCTCAAAAATGTTAAAGCATAGAGAGCGAAGCTCTTCATTTGGACAAAAGCTTGATCGCGCTTTTGCTCGCTTTGAAGCCGCTTATGGCCGTGCATTAGCCAGTAGTATTCATCAGCCATTATTAATTGTACTTGTGCTGGGCTTATCATTAGCTGCAGTATTTTTGTTGTTTAATAAATTACCTTCTGAATATACGCCTAAAGAAGACAGGGGGAATTTCTTCTTAATTATGCAAGGCGCTGAAGGGGCTAGTTATGAAAGTAACGTAAAGAATATGCATAAGATTGAAGAGAAGCTTTTAGGTTATCAAGCTGAGGGGGAATTAGACCGTGTGTTAGTACGTGTTCCTGGTTTTGGTGGCAGTGGTGGTATTGCTATTGTTGGTCTACCTGAGTGGGATAAACGAAGTATTGATACCTTTAGTTTTATTAACAAAATAAATCGTGATGTGCAAAATGTTACTGATGTACGTGCTTTTGCTATTATGCGCCGTGGCATTGGTGGCGGCGGTGGTAGTAATGCGCCAGTGTCTTTTGTTCTTCAAGGGAATACCTTTGCAGAGCTGGCTCAGTGGCGTGATATTTTGATCACGGAAGCGCAAAAGAACCCTAACTTGTCGAATATTAATAGTGATTATAAAGAAACGTATCCTCAGTTATTAGTACAAATAGATCGTGAACGTGCCTATGATTTAGGTGTGCCAGTAGGAGACATAGCACAAACGTTAGAGACTATGTTAGGTCAACGTCGCGTTACTTCCTTTGTTGATCGTGGTGAAGAATATGATGTAATTGTTGAGGGGGATGAAAAACAATTTCAAAGCCCGACTGATATCGATAATCTTTATGTACGTTCTCGAACCACGGAAAAACTAATTCCACTCGCTAACTTACTTACTATTGCTGAGAATGCGACTTCATCGAGGCTCAACCGTTATAATCGCTTACGTAGTATCACTGTTACTGCGAACTTAGCCGACGGTTATGCCTTAGGTGATGCATTAGATTTTCTAGTTGAAGTAACTAAAAATAAACTGCCAGAGCATGTACAAGTTGATTATAAAGGTGAGTCTTTATTATTAAAAGAGTCAGGTAATTCTATCTTGTTTGTTTTCTTGCTTGCGCTATTAATTACTTATTTGGTGTTAGCTGCGCAGTTCGAAAGTTTTATTCATCCTTTTGTTATATTACTTACCGTTCCACTGGCGCTGGTAGGAGCCCTTGCTGGGTTAGAACTTATGGGCATGAGCTTAAATATCTATAGTCAAATTGGCATTGTTATGTTGATTGGTTTAGCGGCAAAAAATGGTATTTTAATTGTTGAGTTTGCTAACCAGTTACGTGATAGAGGTATTGCTTTTGAAGAGGCGTTAATCAGTGCCGCGCAGCAAAGACTGCGTCCAATTGTCATGACTACTTTTACCACAGTAACCAGTGCAATACCTTTAGTGTTAGCCGTTGGGCCTGGTGCTGAAAGTCGTATGGTTATCGGTGTGGTTATTTTTGCTGGCGTATCATTAGCAAGTATATTTACCTTGTTCATTGTGCCGGGTGCATATTATTGGTTATGTCGTAATACCGGCTCACCGCAAGCTATTGCCAATGAAATTGAAAAGGCTAAGCAACTAGGATAA